The following coding sequences lie in one Rutidosis leptorrhynchoides isolate AG116_Rl617_1_P2 chromosome 4, CSIRO_AGI_Rlap_v1, whole genome shotgun sequence genomic window:
- the LOC139843731 gene encoding cytochrome P450 Tp4149-like: MIVLSSSSQTSLLSLFLFGFVVLFVSFKWISSYSKNKKSSPPSPPGLPIIGNFHQLGLRPRESLRDLSQQYGPLMLLHLGSTPTLIVSSAEVAKEVMKTHDLAFSDRPSLVIPDILFYGSKDIAFSRYGEYWRQLKSIVVLHLLSANRVKSFRQVRAEEVGNVLDALKQSCGSSVDMSALLGSYTSNALCRVAFGRTYDGLGFTNKLKKFVDLLGTFCIGSFIPWLSWVDRLSGIHGKAKAMSKDIDDFLVSVVEDHLVKKKINDQGEVTQDFVDILREIQNDKSIGFTLSTDTLKAVILDVFVAGSDTIFSSLDWALSELIKHPRAMKKLQEEASEIGQGRPVIPEEDLDHMTYLKAVVKEALRLHSPLPLLLPRESRQQVNLMGYDIPKNTQVIINAWAINRDPTTWNEAEEFKPERFLNNPMDYKGLHYEFLPFGAGRRGCPGLHFGVVLLELVLANLVYKFNFELPNGVDVTDLDMTEANGVTVQRKTALIVVPSPRF, translated from the exons atgatagtGTTATCATCCTCATCACAAACCTCTCTTCTATCTTTGTTTTTGTTTGGCTTTGTGGTTCTTTTTGTTAGTTTCAAATGGATCTCATCCTACTCTAAGAACAAGAAAAgctcaccaccatcaccaccaggaCTTCCCATAATCGGAAACTTTCATCAACTCGGATTGAGACCTCGTGAATCTCTTCGAGATCTGTCTCAACAATACGGTCCACTGATGCTACTTCACCTCGGTAGCACACCTACACTTATCGTCTCCTCAGCCGAAGTAGCTAAAGAAGTCATGAAAACTCATGATTTAGCCTTTTCCGATAGACCAAGTTTAGTTATTCCTGACATACTATTCTACGGCTCTAAAGACATTGCGTTTTCTCGTTATGGAGAATATTGGAGGCAATTAAAGAGCATTGTAGTACTCCATCTTTTAAGTGCAAATAGAGTCAAGTCATTTAGACAAGTGAGAGCCGAAGAGGTTGGTAACGTGCTTGATGCGCTTAAACAAAGTTGTGGTTCTTCTGTTGATATGAGTGCGTTACTTGGTTCATATACAAGTAACGCACTTTGTAGGGTTGCGTTTGGAAGGACTTATGATGGGTTGGGGTTTACAAATAAGTTGAAAAAGTTTGTGGATCTTTTGGGTACTTTTTGTATTGGTAGCTTTATTCCATGGTTGTCTTGGGTAGATAGATTAAGTGGTATACATGGGAAAGCGAAGGCAATGTCTAAAGATATCGACGATTTTTTAGTAAGCGTTGTTGAAGATCATCTAGTTAAGAAGAAAATAAATGATCAGGGTGAAGTAACACAAGACTTTGTTGATATCTTGAGAGAAATTCAAAATGATAAATCAATCGGGTTCACTCTGTCTACAGATACTCTTAAAGCTGTCATCTTG GATGTATTTGTAGCTGGATCTGATACCATATTCTCAAGTTTGGATTGGGCGTTAAGTGAGCTAATAAAACACCCAAGAGCAATGAAAAAATTGCAAGAGGAAGCATCAGAAATAGGACAAGGAAGACCTGTAATTCCAGAGGAGGATTTGGACCATATGACATACCTTAAAGCCGTCGTAAAAGAGGCTTTACGATTGCATTCACCACTCCCACTACTCCTTCCTCGAGAATCACGGCAACAAGTCAATCTCATGGGGTACGACATTCCGAAAAACACACAAGTGATCATCAACGCGTGGGCCATTAATAGAGATCCCACCACATGGAACGAAGCAGAGGAGTTTAAGCCAGAGAGGTTCTTGAACAATCCCATGGATTATAAAGGGCTTCATTATGAGTTTCTTCCTTTTGGTGCTGGTCGTAGAGGTTGTCCTGGTCTTCATTTTGGTGTTGTTCTTCTTGAGCTTGTGTTAGCGAACCTCGTATACAAGTTTAACTTTGAGTTACCGAATGGTGTTGACGTGACAGATCTTGATATGACAGAGGCTAACGGCGTAACAGTTCAAAGGAAAACTGCTTTAATCGTTGTCCCAAGTCCTCGGTTTTAG
- the LOC139841619 gene encoding SAC3 family protein C: protein MCPVDERVQRERLRDLSVFERLNGNPNKSSSTLAVKKFCRTISTNELRDADIRPLSVLQDTLDYLLTIFESKQHSFEAIHDFIFDRTRSIRQDLSMQNIITGNQAVTIYEKIVKFHIVSHYKLRRSNLNSSSDSDISPMHYLNMEQLKKTLASLYHLYAQNQKSNSEFYSFYVLLHLDSEHQSTGESLSLWFRSIPYGVVKSKEMMFARKLLRYFRFGNYKRFLETIEAEASCLQYYVIEPYVSEVRALGLSCMNGGGYKLNPYTLSDLSKRLLLEESDVESFCKNCGLDTSITDTGTKVMATKQTSFCFPKRYQKYYPLASKRLQKCYEEV from the coding sequence ATGTGTCCAGTTGACGAGAGGGTGCAACGTGAACGGCTACGCGATTTATCCGTATTTGAAAGGCTAAACGGTAACCCGAATAAATCTTCATCTACACTTGCAGTTAAAAAATTCTGCAGAACAATCTCCACAAATGAATTACGTGATGCAGATATTCGTCCCCTTTCAGTATTACAGGACACGTTAGATTACCTTTTAACCATTTTCGAGTCCAAACAACATTCTTTTGAAGCCATTCATGACTTCATTTTTGATAGAACTAGATCCATAAGGCAAGACCTTAGTATGCAAAATATCATAACAGGAAATCAGGCAGTTACAATTTATGAAAAAATTGTAAAGTTTCATATCGTCTCTCATTACAAGCTTCGAAGAAGTAATCTGAACTCCAGTTCAGATTCAGATATATCTCCGATGCATTACCTTAACATGGAGCAGCTTAAAAAGACGTTGGCATCTTTATATCACTTGTATGCACAAAATCAGAAGTCAAATTCTGAATTTTATTCGTTTTATGTGCTTCTTCATCTCGATTCAGAACATCAATCAACAGGGGAATCATTATCGTTATGGTTCAGAAGTATTCCGTATGGTGTTGTTAAGTCTAAAGAAATGATGTTTGCTCGCAAGCTTTTAAGGTATTTTCGTTTTGGGAACTACAAACGTTTTCTTGAAACTATAGAAGCCGAAGCATCTTGTTTACAGTATTATGTTATTGAACCGTATGTTAGTGAGGTTCGTGCGTTGGGGTTATCGTGTATGAATGGTGGAGGCTACAAGCTTAATCCGTACACACTTTCAGACTTATCGAAACGCTTGCTTTTGGAGGAATCGGATGTTGAATCATTTTGCAAAAATTGTGGTTTAGATACTTCTATTACTGATACGGGAACAAAGGTTATGGCTACAAAGCAAACGAGTTTTTGTTTTCCGAAAAGGTATCAAAAGTATTACCCGTTGGCTTCAAAACGGTTACAGAAGTGTTATGAGGAAGTATAA
- the LOC139843374 gene encoding DNA repair protein XRCC2 homolog: MAKEWIIGNETAKQMLARVVKERPLLLLPHPLHRVPLSVNNIVEIAGPSPSAKTEILIQMVANCILPKDRNGVEYGGLERPVLFIDLDCRLDVFRLSQILKLRIAKANKKTGVGCEYDDVEVFKESMNRFSYTRCYNSFEFLAALKTLRYTLEKGRTLNVSGKEFRVLMIDNIGAFYWIDRGLSSLPQRNPNRKNACLQTVFETVVNEISKLLLLHPMLVLATKTVTSQVKSSYSRRGSGWSNIMYREYMPSIWQSFVTHRILVRASNDKRNVQNHVCYLAEWLLPALNVLDEFVVVDSGIFASI, translated from the coding sequence ATGGCTAAAGAATGGATAATAGGAAATGAAACTGCAAAGCAAATGTTGgctagagttgttaaagaaagacCATTGTTGTTATTACCTCACCCCCTTCACAGAGTCCCTCTTAGTGTCAACAACATCGTCGAAATCGCAGGTCCATCTCCATCTGCAAAAACAGAAATCTTGATACAAATGGTTGCTAATTGTATTCTTCCTAAAGATCGAAATGGTGTGGAATATGGAGGATTAGAACGTCCCGTGTTGTTTATTGACTTAGATTGTCGACTTGATGTATTCCGTCTTTCTCAGATACTAAAACTACGAATAGCCAAAGCCAACAAAAAAACTGGTGTTGGATGTGAATATGATGACGTGGAGGTTTTCAAAGAGAGTATGAATCGGTTTTCGTATACTCGTTGTTATAATAGTTTTGAGTTTCTTGCCGCTTTGAAGACATTGCGTTACACTCTTGAAAAAGGAAGAACATTGAATGTTAGTGGTAAAGAGTTTCGTGTTCTTATGATTGATAACATTGGAGCTTTTTATTGGATTGATCGTGGGCTCTCGTCTTTACCACAAAGAAACCCTAACAGGAAAAACGCGTGTCTTCAAACTGTGTTTGAAACAGTTGTTAATGAAATAAGTAAACTTTTGTTATTGCACCCAATGCTCGTTTTAGCTACAAAAACGGTTACAAGTCAAGTCAAAAGTTCATACTCTAGACGTGGTTCAGGTTGGTCAAACATTATGTACCGTGAGTATATGCCGTCTATCTGGCAGTCATTTGTGACACATAGGATTCTTGTGAGAGCCTCAAATGATAAAAGAAACGTTCAGAATCATGTATGCTATTTGGCAGAGTGGTTACTGCCTGCACTAAACGTTTTAGATGAGTTTGTTGTTGTTGATTCTGGAATCTTTGCTTCCATTTAA
- the LOC139843308 gene encoding rhodanese-like domain-containing protein 11, chloroplastic, translating to MTIVLGHVVSPLILTPHYNNHKFTKPHFLKFPSFNHKPHQFQSQFSHKRIVKAQAVDEDYELQQVKDMAAARKRWEALVRDGKVKLLTPKEAGYAIQLSGKTLLDVRPSTEHEKAWVKGSTWIPIFDVDNRLDAGSLSRKVTSYMMGGWWSGVPTLSYDNQFIPKVVEKFPKDTDLIVACQKGLRSLAACEQLYNAGYKNLFWVQGGLEAAEEEDLEREGPQPFKFAGIGGFSEFLGWTDQQRAQAAKEGWAYRLVFTARLLGVVIAADALYIGIQQVAHYLQDIRAN from the exons ATGACAATTGTTCTTGGTCATGTAGTTTCACCTTTAATTttaacaccacattacaataatcaCAAATTCACCAAACCCCATTTCTTAAAGTTTCCATCTTTTAATCACAAACCGCACCAATTCCAGTCTCAATTCAGT CATAAAAGGATTGTGAAAGCACAAGCAGTTGATGAAGATTATGAGTTGCAGCAAGTTAAAGATATGGCTGCTGCTAGAAAGAGATGGGAAGCCCTG GTGAGGGATGGAAAGGTGAAACTTCTTACACCAAAAGAAGCTGGATACGCAATTCAACTTTCGGGCAAAACCTTGTTAGATGTTCGTCCTTCTACGGAGCATGAAAAG GCATGGGTTAAAGGGTCAACATGGATCCCCATCTTTGATGTTGATAATCGACTTGATGCCGGAAGTCTTTCAAGAAAGGTCACTAGTTATATGATGG GAGGTTGGTGGAGTGGTGTGCCTACACTCTCTTACGATAA CCAATTCATACCAAAAGTCGTAGAGAAATTTCCAAAAGATACCGACCTTATTGTTGCATGCCAAAAGGGATTAAG ATCTTTAGCAGCTTGTGAGCAGCTATACAATGCTGGTTATAAAAACCTTTTCTGGGTTCAAGGAGGTCTAGAGGCTGCGGAAGAAGAG GATCTCGAAAGGGAAGGTCCTCAGCCCTTTAAGTTTGCTGGAATCGGTGGCTTTTCTGAGTTTCTTGG TTGGACTGATCAACAAAGAGCTCAAGCTGCAAAGGAGGGATGGGCTTACCGATTAGTCTTTACTGCACGATTG CTTGGGGTCGTTATTGCTGCCGATGCACTGTATATTGGAATTCAGCAAGTGGCTCACTATCTTCAGGATATAAGGGCTAATTAG
- the LOC139840440 gene encoding protein LYK5-like codes for MANTFTLLLALILLITIIQPMLSVQPYDQTLCTTPTPPLYGSTYTCNSINKTCKTYVVYRPHVNQTVSYIAKLYNVNESQLNSTSHLEYREVLVPIVCSCPDSSSRVVVNYTNDNSYSDLDIACQVYQGMVKPYVLAMQNANLHETVVVSVPIKCACVNLSDETIGTKYLVTYPVMESDTVDVIAQKFGVTPGSILEVNGLGPKETIFGGTTLLVPTRGPPVLNLDHVVVTGPSSQDIIPVSGIMKPGMENRFSFFLIIFASISLLGVVLFLIFLKWKCRYDEPPPLSVTGSDLKRVSPDFLDDMSKLKHSITNFSFDELKLATHEFSVSSSIGKSVYRGLISNDIFVAIEDMDSIESGHHVVNILTTINHFNVVKLEGCCFETNQAYLVFEFAENGSLRDCLQDSNTRKQLTWEKRLKIAFDLAEGLHYIHHCTKPTYVHRNISSENVLITEDWRAKITGFKFATPVVYIAGVDFDSGDWTDSLIIEKKDCLAPGYPVDVYAYGVVLLELLSAKEAGIGRKWLDCVEFLADGEVLGGSTECLEKFKTFMDVDLEGEYGLGDAMCLALLAKCCIQDDPQVRPTMNDVLKTLSRIL; via the coding sequence ATggcaaacacattcactttgcttttAGCCCTTATTCTCCTAATTACAATTATACAACCCATGTTATCCGTACAACCATATGACCAAACCCTTTGCACCACACCCACACCACCCCTTTATGGTTCAACTTACACTTGCAACTCCATCAACAAAACATGCAAAACTTATGTTGTTTATAGACCTCATGTTAACCAAACAGTTTCCTACATTGCCAAACTTTACAATGTCAATGAATCCCAACTCAATTCCACAAGTCATTTGGAATATCGTGAAGTCCTCGTCCCAATCGTTTGTTCTTGCCCCGACTCGTCATCTAGAGTTGTCGTTAACTACACAAACGATAACTCCTATTCAGATTTAGATATTGCTTGTCAAGTATACCAAGGGATGGTGAAGCCTTATGTATTGGCAATGCAAAATGCAAACCTTCATGAGACCGTAGTCGTTAGCGTACCTATTAAATGTGCGTGTGTCAACTTGTCAGACGAGACAATTGGTACAAAGTATCTCGTGACGTATCCGGTGATGGAGAGTGATACCGTTGATGTGATCGCTCAGAAATTTGGGGTGACACCAGGGTCCATCCTGGAAGTGAATGGGTTGGGCCCGAAAGAAACCATTTTTGGGGGGACCACGTTGTTGGTACCAACAAGGGGTCCCCCAGTCTTGAACTTGGACCACGTGGTGGTTACTGGTCCAAGTTCACAGGACATCATTCCAGTTAGTGGAATCATGAAACCTGGAATGGAGAACCGGTTTTCATTTTTTCTAATTATTTTTGCATCAATTTCTCTTCTCGGCGTAGTTTTGTTTCTTATATTCTTAAAATGGAAATGTCGTTACGATGAACCACCACCCCTGTCAGTAACAGGATCAGACTTGAAACGTGTATCGCCCGATTTTCTTGATGACATGTCAAAGTTGAAGCACTCCATAACGAATTTTAGTTTCGATGAGCTCAAACTCGCAACACACGAGTTCTCTGTCTCTTCATCCATTGGTAAATCGGTGTACAGAGGCCTAATTTCTAACGACATCTTTGTTGCGATAGAAGATATGGATTCAATCGAGTCTGGTCATCATGTTGTGAACATATTGACAACCATCAATCATTTTAATGTAGTTAAGCTAGAAGGATGCTGTTTCGAAACGAACCAAGCTTATCTGGTGTTTGAATTTGCCGAAAATGGAAGTTTAAGAGACTGTTTGCAGGACTCAAATACAAGAAAACAGTTAACATGGGAGAAACGATTAAAGATCGCATTTGATCTAGCGGAAGGGTTGCATTACATACATCATTGCACAAAACCAACATATGTCCATCGAAACATAAGTAGCGAAAATGTGTTAATAACAGAAGATTGGAGGGCAAAAATTACAGGATTTAAGTTTGCAACACCAGTAGTTTACATAGCAGGGGTGGATTTTGACAGTGGAGATTGGACAGATTCGTTGATTATCGAGAAAAAGGACTGTTTAGCTCCTGGGTATCCTGTTGATGTTTATGCTTATGGGGTCGTTTTATTGGAACTTTTATCGGCGAAAGAGGCAGGTATTGGTCGGAAATGGTTGGACTGTGTCGAGTTTCTGGCTGATGGGGAAGTGTTGGGTGGTTCGACCGAATGTTTAGAGAAGTTTAAGACGTTTATGGATGTTGATTTGGAAGGGGAATATGGTTTAGGGGATGCAATGTGTTTAGCCCTTTTGGCTAAATGTTGCATACAAGATGACCCTCAAGTTAGGCCTACTATGAATGATGTTCTTAAGACTCTTTCAAGAATATTATGA